A section of the Humulus lupulus chromosome 2, drHumLupu1.1, whole genome shotgun sequence genome encodes:
- the LOC133814248 gene encoding uncharacterized protein LOC133814248: MRAFLRAVDERVWMAVEDGWKCPTVVGDEVVKPKQMSLWTTEEMERANFNSKAMHALFNAVSTNQLKVIANCEIAKEAWEKLRIKNEGRDAVKKSRLRALAKAFENLSMEEEETVAEFHAKLCDISNESYALGKTYSNAKLVRKVLGVLPRKFMSKVTSTEEMRNVEELDLDELIGSLQNYEMSLTRWKKGKKQKDPEKEKADNSLAFVHKEEKKLISDASEDFTDETFALLTKNYAKFLKRNYKKNFPGGKENCLRRNFGGNNKQTQQFGDKKNRGIQCRECDGYGHIQAECANTLKKKKALAAAWSDSDEEKSSTSSDKSDEEKQVVAFVAKSHQSMCSEEDENTSSTDEDSDGRQHAYEEMFAQWEYMAKQIKGLTSAKQQLESEKDELEDTVKKLTKQLDEKDSEIYKLTADLIRARQSLEFIPPGTAAINHTLQSQKPYGDRTSIGYKMLYKKGENLGINDPSSSKNKEDKTHDDSMHNTFSPGFPDSTKWISVSSGPIKLNYEGRKTILDGQIHEERFVPICHFYNKRGHIRPRCYKLLAYLKAMIDRPNSFPQLNRFTGKLSYSEWKPKSDLNKSVALVAHTSLSAFQEDQWYFDSGCSRHMTGNINVLVNYKEGKEGAVTFGDGNKGQIFGKGDLVLNEVAH, encoded by the coding sequence ATGCGTGCATTCTTGAGAGCTGTTGATGAACGGGTGTGGATGGCTGTTGAAGATGGATGGAAGTGTCCAACCGTTGTTGGAGATGAAGTTGTTAAGCCTAAACAAATGAGTCTATGGACTACAGAAGAGATGGAAAGGGCCAATTTTAATTCAAAGGCTATGCATGCTCTCTTTAATGCAGTTTCTACAAATCAGCTAAAAGTCATAGCCAACTGTGAAATTGCCAAAGAAGCTTGGGAGAAACTGAGAATAAAGAATGAAGGAAGGGATGCAGTAAAGAAGTCCAGACTGAGGGCTTTGGCAAAAGCATTTGAAAATCTGTCTATGGAAGAGGAAGAAACTGTAGCGGAGTTCCATGCCAAATTGTGCGATATCTCAAATGAATCTTATGCACTTGGAAAGACTTATTCAAACGCAAAATTGGTTCGCAAGGTGCTTGGAGTTCTGCCTCGGAAGTTCATGTCAAAGGTTACCTCTACAGAAGAAATGCGAAATGTCGAGGAACTTGATCTTGATGAGTTAATTGGGTCATTGCAGAACTATGAAATGAGTCTCACCCGGTGGAAGAAAGGCAAGAAGCAGAAAGATCCCGAAAAAGAAAAAGCTGATAACAGTCTTGCATTTGTGCATAAGGAGGAAAAGAAGTTGATCTCAGATGCATCTGAGGATTTCACTGATGAGACTTTCGCGCTGCTGACCAAGAATTATGCAAAATTCTTGAAGAGGAATTACAAGAAAAACTTTCCAGGAGGAAAAGAAAATTGTCTCAGAAGAAATTTTGGTGGAAACAATAAGCAAACTCAGCAGTTTGGCGACAAGAAAAACAGGGGAATACAGTGCCGAGAATGTGACGGATATGGACATATTCAAGCTGAGTGTGCCAACACTCTTAAGAAGAAGAAAGCCTTAGCAGCTGCATGGAGTGATAGTGATGAAGAAAAGAGCTCCACTTCAAGTGACAAGTCTGATGAAGAGAAACAGGTGGTGGCTTTTGTGGCAAAGAGTCATCAATCAATGTGTTCAGAGGAAGATGAAAACACAAGCTCAACAGATGAGGACAGTGACGGGAGACAACATGCATATGAAGAGATGTTCGCTCAATGGGAGTATATGGCTAAACAAATCAAAGGTCTCACTAGTGCCAAACAACAACTTGAATCTGAGAAGGATGAGTTGGAGGACACTGTGAAAAAGCTCACAAAACAGCTTGATGAGAAGGACAGTGAGATTTACAAACTTACTGCAGATTTAATAAGGGCTAGGCAATCTCTTGAGTTTATCCCTCCAGGAACTGCTGCAATTAACCACACCTTGCAGTCACAAAAACCATATGGAGATCGAACATCCATTGGGTACAAAATGCTTTACAAGAAAGGGGAGAATTTAGGAATTAATGATCCCTCTTCGTCTAAGAACAAGGAAGATAAGACTCATGATGACTCAATGCACAATACCTTCAGTCCTGGTTTTCCAGATTCCACTAAATGGATCAGTGTCTCATCTGGACCCATCAAGTTGAATTACGAAGGAAGGAAGACTATCCTGGATGGTCAGATTCACGAAGAGAGATTTGTTCCCATTTGTCATTTTTATAACAAAAGAGGACATATTAGACCCAGATGCTACAAGTTGTTGGCATATTTGAAAGCTATGATCGATCGTCCGAATAGCTTTCCACAATTGAATCGATTTACAGGAAAGTTGTCATATAGTGAGTGGAAACCAAAATCTGATCTTAACAAGAGTGTTGCATTAGTTGCCCACACCTCTCTTTCAGCTTTTCAAGAAGACCAATGGTACTTCGACAGTGGATGTTCTCGCCATATGACCGGCAACATAAATGTGTTGGTAAACTATAAAGAAGGAAAGGAGGGAGCTGTGACTTTTGGTGATGGGAACAAGGGTCAGATATTTGGAAAAGGTGATCTGGTGCTAAATGAAGTAGCTCATTGA
- the LOC133814249 gene encoding uncharacterized protein LOC133814249: protein MAIIPVLPTVAESSPSSSLPEVVTASVPTVSPSDKVLHARPPSSVGKSPKRITCSSVESASSPVPSSPLPTPTTPSIPPLKSHVKPSLTKTPKARSASKPAPAPPPQPAPPPNPAPKPAPPTQPKPAPQPQSTPTPQPKPHPTPTPKPPVPVRSKGKAKMHESSPLPKPSAPKRKPKDTPVAPSPKNSKLTTSSKDSVLFVDPSSIQYFVDATKASHYQRWFAVRDVWPEYLVVLEDFPELVDLLQSRQWVNTVSKLVSPHPILIREFYENLDKSVVDGKNEDCLTAFVRGSRIKFAPSTISRALKIPKVLKPAYNKSYRPDQSTMGHVLTGQPDYVWGNHEILVTKLTPFYRILHRVALYNWFPNSHLSSITLEIWKFLYAVGTGVSIDLATLIYDRIVDVASSTGTRNKLPFPSLIQQIIQPAKPPLTTHDFQVPNPILCKGFLATLNRKVSSTAPSSSQPSKPQAPMFKGLSDSSWQVQLYTEFKTFTKRYKKDQKRKKAFEASMYKLVHVIDVSSPPFHWDSFSASSVPPESSVPVQGESATPVASPVPPVSSLVPPADAVLDPSVAPTLPDASDKAPDSTAPLQGEQ from the exons ATGGCTATTATTCCGGTTCTGCCTACCGTCGCAGAGTCATCTCCGTCGTCGTCCCTTCCCGAGGTGGTGACTGCGTCTGTTCCTACCGTCAGTCCCTCCGACAAAGTACTCCATGCCCGTCCGCCTTCTTCTGTTGGTAAGTCCCCTAAACGCATTACTTGTTCTTCTGTTGAGTCTGCGTCCTCCCCTGTTCCATCCTCTCCATTGCCGACCCCAACCACACCATCTATTCCTCCTCTTAAGTCGCATGTTAAGCCGTCCttaaccaaaacccccaaggctCGGTCTGCCTCCAAACCCGCACCTGCACCCCCACCTCAACCCGCACCCCCACCTAATCCCGCACCCAAACCTGCACCCCCAACCCAACCTAAACCCGCACCTCAACCCCAATCCACACCAACACCCCAACCAAAACCTCATCCAACACCTACCCCAAAGCCCCCTGTTCCTGTGCGGTCCAAAGGAAAAGCTAAAATGCATGAGTCCTCACCTCTCCCTAAACCATCGGCTCCAAAACGTAAACCCAAGGACACTCCGGTTGCACCATCTCCTAAAAATTCCAAGCTTACCACTAGTTCTAAGGATTCTGTGTTGTTTGTTGATCCATCGTCTATTCAATACTTTGTTGATGCAACCAAGGCCTCACACTATCAGAGATGGTTTGCTGTGCGCGACGTGTGGCCTGAATATCTTGTTGTTTTAGAAGATTTTCCTGAGTTAGTTGACCTTTTACAGTCTAGGCAGTGGGTTAATACCGTGTCTAAATTGGTGTCCCCTCATCCCATTCTCATTagggaattttatgaaaatttagaTAAGTCTGTTGTCGATGGGAAAAATGAGGATTGTCTTACTGCATTTGTTCGGGGTAGTCGTATCAAATTTGCACCGTCCACTATATCTCGTGCACTAAAGATTCCAAAAGTTCTTAAACCTGCATATAATAAGTCATATCGTCCAGATCAATCTACAATGGGTCATGTTTTAACTGGCCAGCCTGATTATGTGTGGGGGAATCATGAGATTCTTGTGACTAAATTGACTCCCTTCTATCGGATTCTGCATCGTGTGGCCCTCTATAATTGGTTTCCCAATTCTCACCTTTCCTCTATTACTCTTGAGATTTGGAAATTTTTATATGCTGTGGGTACCGGCGTGTCAATTGATTTGGCTACTCTCATTTATGATCGTATTGTTGATGTCGCCTCCTCCACTGGTACTCGTAACAAGTTGCCATTTCCAAGCCTGATTCAGCAGATTATTCAGCCTGCCAAACCACCGCTGACCACTCATGACTTTCAGGTTCCCAATCCTATTTTGTGTAAAGGATTTCTGGCCACTCTCAACAGGAAGGTCTCCTCTACTGCTCCTTCTTCTTCACAGCCGTCTAAGCCCCAAGCTCCTATGTTTAAAGGTCTATCAGATTCTAGTTGGCAAGTCCAGTTGTATACTGAGTTCAAGACATTTACTAAACGGTACAAGAAAGATCAAAAGAGGAAAAAGGCCTTTGAAGCATCGATGTACAAGCTTGTTCATGTG ATAGATGTTTCTTCTCCACCGTTTCATTGGGATTCCTTCAGTGCGTCTTCAGTGCCACCTGAGTCTTCGGTTCCTGTTCAGGGGGAGTCCGCTACTCCAGTTGCATCTCCTGTGCCTCCAGTTTCATCTCTAGTGCCTCCTGCTGATGCAGTGTTAGACCCATCCGTTGCACCTACGCTTCCTGATGCCTCTGATAAGGCTCCTGATTCGACTGCACCTCTCCAGGGGGAGCAATAA